In the genome of Maribacter forsetii DSM 18668, the window AACACGTTCTCTAGTTAAATCAAAAAGCTCACCAATTTCACTTAAACTTTTAGGGTGACTTTCACCTATTCCATAGTAGAGTTTAATTATTTCACTTTCTCTGCTTGGTAATGTATTTAATGCCTGATTAAGATCTGTTTTAAGTGAATCCATCATCATACCGGCATCTGGTCTGTTTGCATCTTTAGAGCTAACCACATCATATAAATTAGATGATTCTCCTTCTTGAAAAGGGGCATCCATAGACAAGTGTCTTCCTGAATTTTTTAAAGCAAGTTTTACTTGCGTGCTGCTCATATCAAGTTCTCTAGCTATTTCCGTAGTACTTGGTGGTCTTTGTAAAGATTGCTCTAGCGTAGAAAATACTTTATTTATCTTACTTATTTCCCCAATTTTATTCAATGGAATACGTACCATACGAGATTGCTCAGAAATAGATTGTAGTATGGATTGTCTGATCCACCATACGGCATATGAAATAAACTTAAAACCTCTGGTTTCGTCAAAACGTTTTGCAGCCTTCACTAAACCAATATTTCCTTCATTGATTAAATCTGAAAGTCGTAATCCGCTACCTTGATATTGTTTTGCTGTAGATACTACAAAACGTAGGTTAGCATTTACTAAGGTATTTAGGGCATTTTGATCTCCTTCGCGTATTCTTCTAGTTAGTTCCACTTCCTCATCTGCGGTAATCAAATCAATTTTTGATATTTCTTGAAAGTACTTTTCTAATGATTTAGTGTCTCTGTTTGTAATTTGCTTAGTGATCTTTAGTTGCCTCATATATTATTTTAGTTTTTATCGTTGTTATAATTTAAGCAATTTTTTAAAAATATCCTAATGAAATCAAGTATTTGTTGTAATTATTTTAATGGATTCTAAAAATTGATTAATTAAATCTAAAATTATATGATATTTTGATTATATTTTATCAAATCTTTAATACTTAGACAATAGTTATCCCTAGTGGTTGATCCTCTAGAAAAAAGCTCGAAATTCGGACTAACCATAACAAACCAAGATGAAAACGACCTCTTCTATCATTATCTTATTTTTCTACACAAGCTTTCTTTTTAGCCAAACTCCCGTGCAATCTTATTTTGAATGGACAGCATTACCTTTTGCAAAAGAAGAGTTAAGAGAACGACGAGATAACCTAATGAATATTTTAACGGAACACGGTAAAACAGGAATAGTGATTGTACCTGCTAATGACGGATTTTCATTCGGAGAAACATTTAGACAGGCAGATGATTTTTATTACTTCACCGGACTAGAATTACCAAATGCCATTTTGGTTATGAATGTAGCCACCAAATCAGTAACTATATACACCCCTGAACGAGATTTACGATTTGAAAATGGCTCTCGAATAAATGATTTTCCAGGTAGACCTTTATTGAATGATAAGAATATTACAGAAAAAACCGGAATAACTCTTGCATCTATTGACGACTTTACCTTTCTAATGGATGCTGAAAGTAAAAAAGAAAACACCGTTTTAATTAATAGTGGACGAAAGGGTGACATTACTTATGCATCTGATGCCTATATAGCTACGCATTCTCCTGTTCAAGTTCTGCTACAGGCCTTGATCAAAAAACATCCCAAATTGAAACATGAAAATATGTACGATGCAGTTGCAAATGTTCGTATGATTAAATCTGAAGCTGAAATTGAAATTATTCGAAAGGCTGCTACCATTACGGCAGAAGGTATTAAGCAATCTGCTAAAAAGATTAAACCTGGGGTAGATGAGCGTTACCTAGAAGGTATTTTGGAAGGTGATTTCAAAATTAACGGTTCTCAACGACTTGCTTTTGGTTCCATAATTAAATCAGGACCAAATTCTCATTGGCCTTGGAGAATATTAGCTACACACTATAACCGTAGAAATAGGGTTATGGAAAAAGGCGACTTGGTTATTTTTGATGTTGGTTGTGAGTATGAGCAGTATGTTAGTGATATTGGTAGAACCTTTCCCGTATCTGGTAAATTTACCGATAGACAGAAAGAGATTCTTGTCATGGAAACTAAAATAGCAGATGAGATAATTAAGTTTCTAAAACCCGGTATTACATTTAAAGATGTACAGACACTAACTAATAGTATTATTCCTGATGATGCAAAAAAATATATGCAAGTAGGCTTGTTTTTTGGTCATCATTTAGGGCTCTCAACCGGAGATCCTAATATATCTACCACAGTGCTAAAACCTGGTATGATTTTTACTGTAGAGCCTTGGTACTACAATCATGATGAAAACATTTCAGTATTTACTGAAGATATGATTCTTATTACTGAAGATGGTTGTGAAGTTTTAAGTAGTGATTTACCAAGAACCCCTGACGCCTTAGAAGGTTTGATGAAGTAATAAGAAACCCAATTTATATATTGGCTATTTCTAAATTAGGGCATATTCAAATTTCATGATGAATGAAGGTCAAGAGCGTGTTAAAGCTAGTTACAAACACAATTATGTGAGACTGGTTAAAATTAAAAATAGCTATGACCCACAGAATTTATTTAGAGTAAATCAGAATATTAAACCATCTACCAAAAATATTAGAATTAATATGCCTGCTTTCTAATGTGCTAATAAAAAATCCTATCTAAAATATTATTAAATAGGATTTAAAGTATCATTACTTAAAGTATTACTCATAGAATTCTGATATAGATTCCAATGGCTTTCTTTCAATATCTGGCACATATGTTGGTGTCTTGGGGTAGCCTACCGGTAACAATAAAAATGCACGTTCATTACTTGGACGATTCAATAGTTTTGCTAAAAAATTCATTGGGCTAGGAGTATGAGTTAATGTTACCAAACCTGCATTGTGTATCGCAGTAATCAACATACCTGCCGCAATACCTACAGATTCATTAACGTAGTAATTATTTACCTTTTTACCATCGCTATCTAAATCATGTACTTTTTTAAAAACGATAATAAGCCAAGGTGCATCTTCTAAAAAGGGCTTATACATGTTTGTACCCATCGGCTCAAGATCTTTTAACCAACGGTCGCTCATTCTACTTTCATAACTTTCCTTTTCTTCTGCTTCGGCAGCCTCTCTGATCTTTGCCTTTAATGTAGTATTAGAAACAGCACAGAAGGTCCAAGGTTGTTTATGCGCACCTGACGGAGCCGTAGAAGCCGTTTTTATTAAAGTTTCAATTACTTCTTTTGGTACAAGTGTATTTGCATATTCTCTAACAGATCTTCTTTCATCTAAATGTTTAAAAAATGCCTCACTTTTGACAATGAGTTCTTCTTTAGACAATGCATTTTCTTTATAAAGTACATGCGTGTGTCCGTTTACAGATATATGAGATTCAGTTGCCATTTTTGAAGTAAGGTTTTAATTGCAAATTCTATTCTCAAAGATATTGCTTTTTTTAGGTTTTACTTTTAATGATTCCTCTGTGGCTCAATTTAGGTGCATAAACCAGTTTTATAAATTCGGCTTAAAGCATTTACCGTGAATAATCCCCTTTTCACTTATTGTTAATTCGAATACACTGATTGTTTAAAATCTGCTTGAATCCAAATTCTATATTTATCCTGTTGCTAAAACGGCATACCCAAATTATTCACATTTTTAAAATAACCAATTATGAGAAAATCTATATTTAAAGTAAGTTTTACCTCTGTTTGCGTATCAATCCTATTATTAACCTCTTGTAGTAATGATAGCGATGATTTAACCCTTTCGGAAGATACTACCACAACCGACAGCGACGAAACAGAAGAGGCTAGTAGTACCGTAGATTCCAATTCTTATATACTAGCAGTTGCTCCGGATAATGGTGTATTTTT includes:
- a CDS encoding sigma-70 family RNA polymerase sigma factor produces the protein MRQLKITKQITNRDTKSLEKYFQEISKIDLITADEEVELTRRIREGDQNALNTLVNANLRFVVSTAKQYQGSGLRLSDLINEGNIGLVKAAKRFDETRGFKFISYAVWWIRQSILQSISEQSRMVRIPLNKIGEISKINKVFSTLEQSLQRPPSTTEIARELDMSSTQVKLALKNSGRHLSMDAPFQEGESSNLYDVVSSKDANRPDAGMMMDSLKTDLNQALNTLPSRESEIIKLYYGIGESHPKSLSEIGELFDLTRERVRQLREKAVRKLRNKSQNEVLKAYL
- a CDS encoding M24 family metallopeptidase, yielding MKTTSSIIILFFYTSFLFSQTPVQSYFEWTALPFAKEELRERRDNLMNILTEHGKTGIVIVPANDGFSFGETFRQADDFYYFTGLELPNAILVMNVATKSVTIYTPERDLRFENGSRINDFPGRPLLNDKNITEKTGITLASIDDFTFLMDAESKKENTVLINSGRKGDITYASDAYIATHSPVQVLLQALIKKHPKLKHENMYDAVANVRMIKSEAEIEIIRKAATITAEGIKQSAKKIKPGVDERYLEGILEGDFKINGSQRLAFGSIIKSGPNSHWPWRILATHYNRRNRVMEKGDLVIFDVGCEYEQYVSDIGRTFPVSGKFTDRQKEILVMETKIADEIIKFLKPGITFKDVQTLTNSIIPDDAKKYMQVGLFFGHHLGLSTGDPNISTTVLKPGMIFTVEPWYYNHDENISVFTEDMILITEDGCEVLSSDLPRTPDALEGLMK
- a CDS encoding BBE domain-containing protein — encoded protein: MRAYSNFMMNEGQERVKASYKHNYVRLVKIKNSYDPQNLFRVNQNIKPSTKNIRINMPAF
- a CDS encoding nitroreductase family protein; translated protein: MATESHISVNGHTHVLYKENALSKEELIVKSEAFFKHLDERRSVREYANTLVPKEVIETLIKTASTAPSGAHKQPWTFCAVSNTTLKAKIREAAEAEEKESYESRMSDRWLKDLEPMGTNMYKPFLEDAPWLIIVFKKVHDLDSDGKKVNNYYVNESVGIAAGMLITAIHNAGLVTLTHTPSPMNFLAKLLNRPSNERAFLLLPVGYPKTPTYVPDIERKPLESISEFYE